The proteins below come from a single Mya arenaria isolate MELC-2E11 chromosome 6, ASM2691426v1 genomic window:
- the LOC128236762 gene encoding adrenodoxin-like protein 2, mitochondrial: MFGLKVARCVVPMFAQCVTRSKALTSNFVPMRLYGYASKRNFSMTVPLWKKETVSVTFVCSDGTKLKVDAAVGDNLLDVVIDNDVDLDGFGACEGTLACSTCHLVFDKADYDRLPSEPCDEELDMLDLAYGITDTSRLGCQVIVSKDMEGLVVSVPAGVADAREPS; the protein is encoded by the exons ATGTTCGGCCTGAAAGTAGCACGCTGTGTAGTACCGATGTTTGCTCAATGTGTAACAAGATCTAAAGCATTAACAAGTAATTTTGTACCTATGAGATTATATGGCTATGCATCGAAGAGGAATTTTTCAATGACGGTTCCATTGTGGAAGAAGGAAAC GGTGTCTGTGACGTTTGTATGTTCTGACGGTACCAAGTTGAAGGTGGACGCAGCTGTTGGGGACAATCTGCTGGATGTGGTCATTGACAATGATGTTGATCTTGATGGATTTG GTGCTTGTGAGGGAACACTGGCCTGCTCCACATGTCACCTGGTCTTTGACAAGGCTGATTATGACCGCTTGCCATCCGAGCCATGTGATGAGGAACTAGACATGCTGGACCTGGCGTATGGAATCACAGACAc GTCGCGCTTGGGGTGTCAGGTCATAGTGTCAAAAGACATGGAAGGCCTGGTAGTAAGTGTCCCTGCAGGAGTTGCAGACGCTCGGGAACCATCTTAA
- the LOC128236765 gene encoding radial spoke head protein 3 homolog: protein MAALAPPKQPGTYTFASQPRAVPQRKKYRDPLGPQEYDETNAPQYGNIMYDRRIVRGNTYAQHTLPAHAQPDPIEIQRQQENRRRAIARKRAKEQLRPRSPEPVEGRKHIDVQTELYLEELSDRVEEADVEIQTDAFLDRPPSPMFVPAKTGKDTATQILDGDLFDFDIEVKPILEVLVGKTVEQSLLEVMEEEELANLRSQQRAFEELRNAEFVEQQRLEEQERRHREEKERRMKQQREVLRKEKETAEKIAARAFAQSYLADLVPTVFGTLSDNGYFYDPVERDIEQGFLPWLMDRVTDQLEKSEKGRLVLDGLLREVVSKRRELFERLEKSAQPAEDAQKPVEESKPETASGGTPQVTVDTPAAPQAAPATTTETESEEKGEEGGGDDEPQQEEED, encoded by the exons ATGGCAGCCCTAGCACCACCAAAGCAACCCGGGACCTACACATTTGCAAGTCAACCAAGAGCTGTTCCacagagaaaaaaatacagagaCCCTTTAGGACCCCAGGAATATGA TGAAACAAATGCTCCACAGTATGgaaatattatgtatgacaGAAGAATTGTCCGAGGCAACACCTATGCCCAACACACACTACCGGCA cATGCACAGCCGGACCCTATTGAAATTCAAAGACAGCAAGAAAACAGAAGACGTGCCATTGCCAGGAAGCGAGCGAAGGAACAGCTTCGACCACGATCTCCTGAACCAGTTGAAGGAAGGAAACATATAGATGTACAAACAGAGCTTTATTTAGAAGAACTTAGTGATCGTGTAGAGGAAGCTGATGTTGAAATTCAAACAGATGCCTTCCTGGACAGACCTCCCTCACCAATGTTTGTACCTGCCAAAACTGGAAAAGATACCGCCACTCAAATTTTGGATGGAGAT ttgtttgACTTTGACATCGAGGTGAAGCCAATCCTGGAGGTGCTTGTTGGCAAGACAGTGGAGCAGTCATTGCTGGAAGTAATGGAAGAAGAAGAGCTAGCGAACCTGCGCTCCCAGCAGCGCGCATTCGAGGAGCTCCGCAATGCAGAGTTTGTGGAGCAGCAGCGCCTCGAGGAACAGGAGAGGAGGCATCGCGAGGAGAAG GAGCGTCGTATGAAACAGCAGCGAGAAGTGTTGAGGAAGGAGAAGGAGACGGCAGAGAAGATTGCTGCCCGTGCCTTCGCCCAAAGCTACCTAGCCGACCTTGTACCGACAGTGTTCGGTACACTCTCCGACAATGGATACTTTTACGATCCTGTGGAGAGGG ACATTGAACAGGGATTCTTGCCATGGCTGATGGACCGAGTGACAGACCAGCTGGAAAAATCAGAAAAGGGCCGACTTGTTTTGGATGGTCTTCTGCGCGAGGTGGTTAGTAAGCGACGTGAGCTCTTTGAGCGCCTGGAGAAGTCCGCTCAGCCTGCTGAGGATGCACAGAAGCCTGTGGAGGAGTCAAAGCCAGAGACCGCATCAGGAGGTACACCACAGGTCACCGTAGATACCCCGGCTGCGCCACAGGCTGCACCAGCCACCACCACTGAG ACCGAGAGTGAAGAGAAGGGGGAGGAGGGAGGTGGGGACGATGAGCCCCAACAAGAAGAAGAGGACTAG